GCTTTCAGACGATAAAAAGTAGCCTTGGAGCAATGAAGCTCATCCAGGATTCTTTTCAGGGGTACAGGGTATCTGCTGTGTGAAAGCATCCGATGAAGAGAGTAGATTTTCTCCAGTTTCTCCATAAACCTTCTTCTCCGGTAATCTCCTTACGGACATTTTCTTTACAATACAAGGTTCAGCCGTAAAGAATAATATTAATTATTGCAGTGGAGATTGTAAATACCAGCTGATTCAGGAGT
This is a stretch of genomic DNA from Fibrobacter sp.. It encodes these proteins:
- a CDS encoding transcriptional regulator — protein: MEKLEKIYSLHRMLSHSRYPVPLKRILDELHCSKATFYRLKA